The Chrysiogenia bacterium genome includes a region encoding these proteins:
- a CDS encoding mechanosensitive ion channel, which translates to MDFNFGSDSPEQLKAMVPVVKSALIALTIFVVGWIASKWGNRLTIGLFRRRNLDEALGRFLAGMLQYTILAATVIAALGAVGVETTSLVAVFASAGLAVGLALQGTLGNFASGVMILFFRPFQLGDVVTAGGHTGTVNDIGMFATTMTTPDNQKIIIPNSAITGGSIVNITTLGTRRGAVEVGVAYGADLKQVQDILLEATKSLEVVLKDPEPAVAFVDMGASALGFKIVCWCNTPDYLAMLHEVRSAAYNALNKAGVEIPFNQIVVHKAD; encoded by the coding sequence ATGGATTTCAATTTTGGTTCTGATTCACCCGAGCAGCTCAAGGCCATGGTGCCCGTGGTCAAGTCGGCGCTCATCGCACTCACAATCTTTGTTGTCGGCTGGATTGCCAGCAAGTGGGGCAACCGCCTGACCATCGGCCTGTTCCGCAGGCGCAACCTGGATGAAGCACTCGGTCGCTTTCTGGCGGGCATGCTTCAGTACACCATCCTCGCCGCAACGGTCATCGCCGCGCTCGGCGCGGTGGGCGTCGAGACCACCAGCCTCGTCGCGGTCTTCGCTTCCGCCGGTCTGGCCGTCGGTCTGGCACTGCAGGGAACGCTGGGCAACTTCGCCAGCGGCGTGATGATTCTTTTCTTCCGCCCCTTCCAGCTCGGCGACGTGGTCACTGCCGGCGGGCACACGGGCACCGTCAACGACATCGGCATGTTCGCCACCACCATGACCACGCCCGACAACCAGAAGATCATCATTCCCAATAGCGCGATCACCGGCGGCAGCATCGTGAACATCACCACCCTGGGCACCCGCCGCGGCGCGGTCGAGGTCGGCGTGGCCTACGGCGCCGATCTCAAACAGGTCCAGGACATCCTGCTCGAGGCGACAAAGTCGCTCGAAGTCGTGCTCAAGGATCCCGAGCCCGCCGTCGCCTTCGTCGACATGGGCGCCAGCGCGCTGGGGTTCAAGATCGTCTGCTGGTGCAACACGCCCGACTACCTGGCCATGCTGCACGAAGTGCGCAGCGCCGCCTACAACGCGCTCAACAAGGCGGGGGTCGAGATCCCCTTCAACCAGATCGTTGTGCACAAGGCCGATTAA
- a CDS encoding MarC family protein, translating to MHDSFSQSVLFLLVLINPFLVSVYLIDLIRGLELPVFTRILSRAMIISTIAYIAFAWGGDRIFQDVFQVRFAAFQTFGGVVFLLIAVRSMLVGGQVMIELRGDPEHLAGAIAMPFMIGPATVSACVLIGAQSPLWKASLGIVTAVLATTVVLLGLKVVFDRVRERNYRLIERYMDIVGRVSAILLGTIAVEMIFRGLDSWLGR from the coding sequence ATGCACGATTCATTCTCCCAGTCGGTTCTTTTTCTTTTAGTACTAATCAATCCCTTCCTCGTGTCGGTCTATTTGATCGATCTGATTCGCGGTCTCGAGCTGCCTGTGTTCACGCGCATCCTCTCGCGCGCAATGATCATCAGCACGATTGCCTACATCGCATTCGCATGGGGTGGCGATCGTATCTTTCAGGATGTGTTCCAGGTTCGCTTTGCCGCATTCCAGACATTCGGCGGCGTGGTGTTCCTGCTCATCGCCGTCCGCTCGATGCTGGTCGGCGGTCAGGTGATGATCGAGCTGCGCGGCGATCCCGAGCATCTGGCCGGCGCCATCGCCATGCCCTTTATGATCGGCCCGGCAACAGTGAGCGCCTGCGTGCTGATCGGCGCGCAGAGCCCGCTGTGGAAAGCCTCACTGGGCATCGTCACGGCCGTGCTTGCAACCACTGTTGTGTTGCTTGGCCTCAAGGTCGTCTTCGACCGCGTGCGCGAGCGCAACTACCGCCTGATCGAGCGCTACATGGACATCGTCGGCCGGGTCAGCGCGATCCTGCTCGGGACGATCGCCGTCGAGATGATCTTCCGCGGGCTCGATAGCTGGCTCGGGCGCTAG
- the ectA gene encoding diaminobutyrate acetyltransferase has product MWRLIRSSPPLDLNSPYCYLLLCDEFSQTTVVARDGDAIVGAVTGFRLPKNPAVLFVWQVVVAASHRRQGLARRMIRDILARPANADVCAIETTVSPSNEASREMFRSLARELGAPFDSIGGFSEQLFPDIGHEEETRYRIGPFTRAANTQESSHA; this is encoded by the coding sequence GTGTGGCGTCTGATACGGTCCAGTCCGCCTTTAGACCTGAATTCCCCCTACTGTTACCTGCTGTTGTGCGATGAGTTTTCGCAGACCACCGTGGTTGCACGCGATGGCGACGCAATCGTCGGCGCTGTGACGGGATTTCGACTTCCGAAAAATCCCGCCGTGCTCTTCGTCTGGCAGGTTGTCGTTGCCGCCTCCCATCGCCGCCAGGGCCTTGCCCGGCGCATGATTCGCGACATTCTTGCGCGTCCGGCAAATGCCGACGTGTGCGCCATCGAAACCACCGTTTCTCCCTCCAACGAGGCATCGCGCGAGATGTTCAGATCTCTCGCGCGCGAGCTCGGCGCGCCCTTCGATTCCATCGGTGGATTCTCCGAGCAGTTGTTCCCCGACATCGGGCACGAGGAAGAAACCCGTTACCGAATTGGCCCCTTCACCCGGGCCGCAAATACTCAGGAGAGTAGCCATGCTTGA
- the ectB gene encoding diaminobutyrate--2-oxoglutarate transaminase — MLDAVQRYESEVRSYCRSFPTVFDTAKGSKVWDKDGKEYLDFFDGAGALSYGHNHPQIKEKLIEYISRDGITHALDMATVAKDDLLETFWKLILEPRGLNYKVQFPGPTGTNSVEAALKLARKVTGRDKVMFFTNGFHGMTLGALSVTGNGFKREGAGIALSNGVCMPYGGYLGDDADTINYMDRFLADTSSGVDMPAAAIVETVQAEGGVNMASFGWLQKLEALCQEHGMLLIVDDIQVGCGRTGPFFSFEPAGITPDIVCLSKSIGAYGLPMALTLIKPELDQWAPGEHNGTFRGHNLAFVAATEALRLFWSDDKLQKETERKGRMVRKFLQEMKRKYPDLADDVRGRGLIQGLSWNNDDLAGEISMAAFKRGLLIETSGAKGEVAKVLPPLTVSDDELSKGFAILEEAAAEAVAGVRARRDEEDEESKSA, encoded by the coding sequence ATGCTTGACGCCGTTCAACGATACGAATCAGAAGTCCGAAGTTACTGCCGGTCTTTTCCCACCGTCTTCGATACTGCAAAGGGCAGCAAGGTCTGGGACAAGGACGGGAAGGAATATCTCGACTTCTTCGATGGTGCGGGCGCGCTGAGCTACGGGCACAATCATCCGCAAATCAAGGAGAAGCTGATCGAATACATCTCGCGCGACGGGATCACCCACGCGCTCGACATGGCGACCGTTGCCAAGGACGATCTGCTCGAAACATTCTGGAAGCTCATCCTGGAGCCCCGCGGGCTCAACTACAAGGTGCAGTTCCCCGGTCCCACCGGGACCAACTCCGTGGAGGCCGCGCTCAAGCTCGCGCGCAAGGTGACTGGGCGCGACAAGGTGATGTTCTTCACCAATGGCTTCCACGGAATGACGCTCGGTGCGCTCTCGGTAACCGGCAACGGTTTCAAGCGTGAGGGCGCGGGCATCGCGCTCTCCAACGGCGTGTGCATGCCCTACGGCGGTTACCTGGGCGACGACGCCGATACGATCAACTACATGGATCGCTTCCTGGCAGATACCAGCAGCGGCGTCGACATGCCCGCTGCCGCCATCGTCGAGACCGTGCAGGCCGAAGGCGGCGTGAACATGGCCAGCTTCGGCTGGCTGCAGAAGCTCGAAGCCCTGTGCCAGGAACACGGCATGTTGCTCATCGTCGACGACATCCAGGTCGGCTGCGGGCGCACCGGCCCGTTCTTCAGTTTCGAGCCGGCGGGCATCACGCCTGACATCGTGTGTCTGTCCAAGTCCATCGGCGCCTACGGACTGCCCATGGCGCTCACGCTCATCAAGCCCGAGCTCGACCAGTGGGCACCCGGCGAGCATAACGGAACCTTCCGCGGTCACAACCTGGCTTTCGTCGCCGCGACTGAGGCGCTGCGTCTTTTCTGGAGCGATGACAAGCTGCAGAAGGAGACCGAGCGCAAGGGTCGTATGGTTCGCAAGTTCCTCCAGGAAATGAAACGCAAGTATCCCGACCTTGCCGATGACGTGCGTGGTCGCGGGCTCATTCAGGGACTTTCCTGGAACAATGATGATCTGGCCGGTGAGATCTCCATGGCCGCGTTCAAGCGCGGACTGCTCATCGAGACCTCCGGCGCCAAGGGCGAGGTGGCCAAGGTGCTCCCGCCGCTCACGGTTTCCGATGACGAACTCAGCAAGGGCTTTGCCATTCTCGAGGAAGCCGCCGCTGAGGCTGTCGCAGGCGTGCGTGCGCGCCGCGACGAAGAGGACGAAGAGAGCAAGTCGGCCTAG
- a CDS encoding ectoine synthase, whose product MIVRTLKDLEGTDRVVEAPNWISRRMLLRKDGMGFSFHDTTIKAGTETHIHYQNHLEAVYCVGGEGEIEDLKTGKIYPISDGTMYALNEHDEHLLRASKDLRMICVFNPPLTGRETHDENGVYPLITDDDEEAEDVAS is encoded by the coding sequence ATGATCGTCAGAACACTGAAGGATCTTGAAGGAACGGACCGCGTCGTGGAGGCGCCCAACTGGATCAGCCGCCGGATGCTGCTGCGCAAGGACGGCATGGGTTTCTCCTTCCACGACACGACCATCAAGGCGGGCACTGAGACCCACATCCACTACCAGAACCATCTCGAAGCTGTGTACTGCGTTGGCGGCGAGGGGGAGATCGAGGACCTCAAAACGGGCAAGATTTACCCCATTTCCGACGGCACCATGTACGCGCTCAACGAACACGATGAACATCTGCTGCGCGCCAGCAAGGACCTGCGGATGATCTGCGTGTTCAACCCGCCGCTGACCGGCCGGGAAACGCACGATGAAAACGGCGTCTACCCGCTCATCACCGATGATGACGAGGAGGCCGAAGACGTTGCATCGTAG
- a CDS encoding phytanoyl-CoA dioxygenase family protein: MPSDPYASRVGGEGRIVDRVDPVVYGKANPSGEFALSREQVRFYEENGYLVLESHMPDVVDALLEETEMLGKKLAGRPELIAEPDSQVTRTIFSPHEFGEVAGRVAGDPRLLDPVRQLLDSDVYIHHSRTNIKPALDGRSFPWHSDFETWHVEDGIPRPRVLTAWIFLTENTCFNGPLFAIAGSHKWYYSSPGWTPEENHLRSLKRQEYGTPSADVLRRMMESGKDLVSLVGKAGTVVFHEANIMHSSPDNVSPWPRTNIFYVYNSVENKPTEPYGGTPPRPRFLRNTNFKPVRRGRPFGTG, translated from the coding sequence ATGCCATCCGATCCCTACGCCTCGCGCGTGGGCGGAGAAGGCCGGATCGTCGATCGCGTGGACCCTGTGGTCTACGGCAAGGCAAATCCGTCCGGCGAGTTCGCCCTAAGCAGGGAGCAGGTCCGTTTCTATGAAGAAAACGGCTACCTGGTGCTCGAATCTCACATGCCGGACGTGGTAGATGCCCTGCTCGAAGAGACCGAGATGCTCGGGAAGAAGCTTGCGGGACGTCCCGAACTGATTGCCGAGCCCGACAGCCAGGTGACGCGTACGATCTTTTCACCCCATGAGTTCGGCGAAGTGGCCGGCAGGGTGGCCGGAGATCCGCGATTGCTCGATCCGGTGCGACAGCTTCTGGATAGCGATGTTTACATCCATCACTCGCGCACGAACATCAAGCCGGCGCTCGATGGTCGTTCGTTCCCCTGGCATTCGGATTTTGAGACCTGGCACGTCGAGGACGGAATTCCCCGGCCGCGCGTGCTGACCGCGTGGATTTTTCTTACCGAGAACACGTGCTTTAACGGCCCGCTCTTCGCAATCGCGGGTTCGCACAAGTGGTACTACTCCTCGCCCGGCTGGACGCCCGAGGAAAATCACCTGCGCTCCCTCAAGCGTCAGGAATACGGGACGCCGAGTGCCGACGTACTCCGGCGGATGATGGAGTCCGGCAAGGATCTTGTCTCGCTAGTCGGTAAGGCGGGAACCGTGGTCTTTCACGAGGCCAACATCATGCACAGCTCGCCCGACAATGTCTCGCCCTGGCCACGTACCAATATCTTCTATGTCTACAACAGCGTGGAGAACAAGCCGACCGAACCCTATGGCGGCACGCCCCCGCGCCCGCGTTTTTTACGAAATACGAACTTCAAGCCGGTTCGAAGGGGACGTCCCTTCGGCACCGGCTGA
- a CDS encoding phytanoyl-CoA dioxygenase family protein: MRRHDLYPSREEKPRIHERRDPVLYNDPRPSMTGLIDEAAARFYDQNGFLHFEGLLDEEEIRRLREIARRVEQDPGAFASDEAAIVGTESGVHSVFGAHQSSEVIAEAASNPKLLEIAEHLLGSTLSIYQTRMHFEPGYDVAEERPSWRSDFETWHVEDGMARMRAVSCAITLEEDKTRESGLLMIPGSQGQFIGCASPEDEVALPLLDPLTQPDEALVQCLARDHGVASPEGKLGSVTFFDSNIMRTWLKSHERSNRVAAAFVYNSTENLPAAPFGGDTPRPEVISDRRADPLPSVWCL; this comes from the coding sequence ATGAGGCGACACGACCTGTACCCATCCCGAGAGGAAAAACCGCGAATTCACGAGCGACGCGATCCGGTTCTCTACAACGATCCCCGGCCCAGCATGACGGGCCTGATCGATGAGGCGGCCGCACGTTTCTACGATCAAAACGGTTTTCTTCATTTCGAGGGCCTGCTGGACGAGGAAGAGATCCGACGCCTGCGCGAGATCGCCCGCCGCGTGGAACAGGACCCCGGCGCCTTTGCATCCGACGAGGCGGCCATCGTGGGCACCGAGAGCGGCGTGCACTCGGTCTTCGGCGCTCATCAGAGCAGCGAAGTGATCGCCGAGGCGGCAAGCAATCCCAAGCTCCTGGAGATCGCCGAGCACCTGCTGGGCAGCACGCTCTCGATCTATCAGACGCGCATGCACTTCGAGCCCGGCTACGACGTAGCCGAGGAGCGCCCGAGCTGGCGCTCGGACTTCGAGACCTGGCACGTCGAGGACGGCATGGCCCGAATGCGCGCAGTGAGCTGCGCCATCACCCTGGAAGAGGACAAGACCCGCGAGAGCGGCCTGCTGATGATTCCCGGCTCGCAGGGGCAGTTCATCGGCTGCGCCAGCCCCGAGGACGAAGTGGCGCTGCCGCTGCTCGATCCGCTCACCCAGCCCGACGAAGCGCTGGTGCAGTGCCTGGCCCGTGACCACGGCGTGGCTTCCCCGGAAGGCAAACTCGGATCGGTGACTTTCTTCGATTCGAACATCATGCGCACCTGGCTCAAGAGCCACGAGCGCAGCAATCGCGTAGCCGCGGCCTTTGTCTACAACAGCACGGAGAACCTGCCGGCCGCGCCATTTGGCGGGGACACGCCGCGTCCGGAAGTAATTTCCGACAGGCGCGCCGACCCGCTGCCCTCGGTGTGGTGCCTGTGA
- the ehuB gene encoding ectoine/hydroxyectoine ABC transporter substrate-binding protein EhuB, which yields MPVKHRAGQGPRFFAVCLCLLALAFTAACQKQETRSTLERLRESGKARVGFANEAPFAYLDSETGELTGEAPAMARVVLEKIGVKEIEPVVTEFGSLIPGLKAGRFDLIAAGMYITPKRCEQIAFSNPTYGLGEGFIVQAGNPLGLHSYGDVLKNEDARLGVVSGTVEIGYAQSLGISKDRMVVFPDMPSAAAGVEAGRADAFAGTSLTVTDLLSKSQSGKLERAEPFTDPVIDGKAVRGYGAFGFRMEDADLRDAFNKHLAAFIGTPAHQALVNPFGFSRNELPGDATAQALCNPTPAK from the coding sequence GTGCCTGTGAAGCACCGGGCGGGGCAGGGCCCGCGTTTCTTTGCAGTTTGTTTGTGCCTGCTGGCGCTCGCCTTCACGGCGGCATGCCAGAAACAGGAAACCCGCAGCACGCTGGAGCGCCTTCGCGAGAGCGGCAAGGCGCGGGTGGGCTTCGCCAACGAGGCACCCTTTGCCTATCTCGATTCCGAAACCGGCGAACTCACCGGTGAGGCCCCCGCCATGGCGCGGGTGGTGCTGGAGAAGATCGGGGTCAAGGAAATCGAGCCCGTGGTCACCGAGTTCGGTTCTCTGATCCCGGGGCTCAAGGCCGGGCGCTTCGATCTGATTGCCGCCGGGATGTACATCACGCCCAAGCGCTGCGAGCAGATTGCCTTTTCCAACCCGACCTACGGCCTGGGCGAGGGATTCATCGTGCAGGCGGGCAATCCGCTGGGGCTCCACAGCTATGGGGATGTGCTCAAGAATGAAGACGCACGCCTTGGCGTCGTCTCCGGCACGGTGGAGATCGGCTATGCGCAGTCGCTCGGCATTTCGAAGGACCGCATGGTCGTCTTTCCCGACATGCCCAGCGCCGCGGCCGGCGTGGAGGCCGGGCGCGCCGACGCTTTTGCAGGAACCAGCCTGACGGTGACCGACCTCCTGTCAAAATCGCAGAGTGGCAAGCTCGAGCGTGCCGAGCCGTTCACCGACCCGGTCATCGACGGCAAGGCCGTGCGCGGTTACGGGGCATTCGGTTTCCGGATGGAAGATGCCGACCTGCGCGACGCCTTCAATAAACATCTTGCCGCGTTCATTGGAACGCCGGCGCACCAGGCGCTGGTCAATCCCTTCGGTTTCTCACGCAACGAGTTGCCGGGCGATGCAACCGCCCAAGCACTCTGCAATCCCACGCCCGCCAAGTAA
- the ehuC gene encoding ectoine/hydroxyectoine ABC transporter permease subunit EhuC — protein MDLPPPLDLLPALSTGLGITLALTLGGAVLAVLTALSVGLLRISRRRWVRAAAISYVEFFRGTSALVQLFWVYFALPLLGVELPALTAGMLVLGLNAGAYGAEVVRGAMDAVPHEQWEAAHALGFSRRRMIWNIMLPQALPAMLPPAGNLLVELLKNTALVSMVTLADLTFRAQTLRAATLRTGEIFALVLLLYFAIALVLTRAMRAVERRVAIAR, from the coding sequence ATGGATCTGCCGCCTCCGCTGGACCTGCTGCCGGCCCTGAGCACGGGGCTTGGCATCACGCTGGCCCTGACACTTGGCGGCGCCGTGCTGGCGGTGCTCACCGCTCTTTCGGTGGGGCTGCTGCGTATCTCGCGGCGACGCTGGGTGCGCGCGGCGGCGATTTCCTACGTGGAGTTTTTTCGCGGCACTTCGGCACTCGTTCAACTTTTCTGGGTCTACTTCGCCCTGCCGCTGCTTGGTGTGGAGCTCCCGGCACTCACTGCCGGGATGTTGGTGCTCGGGCTCAACGCCGGGGCTTATGGGGCCGAAGTGGTGCGCGGCGCCATGGACGCGGTTCCCCATGAACAATGGGAGGCCGCCCACGCATTGGGCTTCTCGCGCCGCCGGATGATCTGGAACATCATGCTCCCCCAGGCGCTTCCCGCGATGCTGCCGCCCGCGGGCAACCTGCTCGTCGAGCTTCTCAAGAACACGGCGCTCGTCTCCATGGTGACGCTCGCCGACCTGACCTTCCGTGCGCAGACGTTGCGCGCGGCCACGCTGCGCACCGGGGAGATCTTTGCCCTGGTGCTGTTACTCTATTTCGCCATCGCGCTGGTACTGACCCGCGCGATGCGCGCCGTTGAGCGCCGCGTGGCGATTGCGAGGTAG
- the ehuD gene encoding ectoine/hydroxyectoine ABC transporter permease subunit EhuD: protein MEVLPALLGALRITVLATVLGMGFALVVGLIWALLRRSPRRWLSAPAGAIVEFLRSTPLLVQLFFLFYVLPDWGVSLSALATGILGLGLHYSAYTAEVYRAGIEGVPQGQWDAAAALNFSKARTWRAIILPQIVAPTLPVLGNRFVAMFKDSVLLSAITVGEVLQQARLIGSESFRYLEPLTLVGVLFLIVSVAASRGLRVFELKLNAGRRGRGALS, encoded by the coding sequence ATGGAAGTTCTGCCCGCGCTGCTCGGCGCGCTGCGCATCACGGTGCTGGCAACGGTGCTGGGGATGGGCTTTGCACTGGTGGTGGGGCTCATCTGGGCGCTGCTGCGTCGCTCGCCGCGCCGCTGGCTGAGCGCGCCGGCCGGTGCAATTGTCGAATTCCTGCGAAGCACGCCGCTCCTGGTGCAGCTCTTTTTCCTCTTCTACGTGCTGCCCGACTGGGGCGTGAGCCTCTCGGCGCTTGCGACCGGGATTCTGGGCCTTGGCCTCCACTACAGCGCCTATACGGCCGAGGTCTACCGTGCGGGGATCGAGGGCGTTCCGCAAGGGCAGTGGGACGCGGCCGCAGCGCTGAACTTCTCGAAAGCACGCACCTGGCGCGCCATCATCCTGCCACAGATCGTTGCTCCCACGCTTCCGGTACTGGGCAACCGCTTCGTGGCCATGTTCAAGGACTCGGTGTTGCTCTCGGCCATTACGGTGGGCGAAGTGCTCCAGCAGGCGCGGCTGATTGGTTCCGAGAGTTTTCGCTATCTGGAGCCGCTCACGCTGGTGGGTGTGCTGTTTCTGATCGTCAGCGTCGCCGCCTCGCGCGGGCTTCGCGTCTTCGAACTCAAACTCAACGCAGGCCGTCGCGGCAGGGGAGCGCTTTCATGA